The following coding sequences lie in one Nocardioides sambongensis genomic window:
- a CDS encoding 2Fe-2S iron-sulfur cluster-binding protein gives MTTVTYRSSDGAAREIEARDGSSLMEVAVKDGVPGIVAECGGAAACATCHIYIDAGFAHVVGELDDLEDEMLDDTVGERRDTSRLACQIIVTPELDGIVVEIPEAQQ, from the coding sequence ATGACGACCGTGACCTATCGATCCTCGGACGGCGCCGCGCGTGAGATCGAAGCCCGCGACGGAAGCTCGCTGATGGAGGTCGCCGTCAAGGACGGCGTGCCGGGCATCGTGGCCGAGTGCGGCGGCGCGGCGGCGTGCGCGACCTGTCACATCTATATCGACGCTGGCTTCGCCCACGTCGTCGGTGAACTCGATGACCTCGAGGACGAGATGCTCGATGACACGGTCGGCGAGCGTCGGGACACCAGCCGCCTGGCCTGCCAGATCATCGTGACCCCCGAGCTGGACGGGATCGTGGTCGAGATTCCCGAGGCCCAGCAATGA
- a CDS encoding NAD(P)/FAD-dependent oxidoreductase, translating into MSAGDGVLIVGGGQAASQLAVSLRERGYDQPIRIVGEERNGPYQRPPLSKAFLAGKADAETLEFRSVDFYAREHIEVVTGERIVDVELGDDGGAVRSASGSSFSFDQLVLAVGAEPRRLEVPGHDLDGVVYLRDVDDAEDLKARMGTCRDVVVVGGGFIGLEAAAVARTRGHRVTVLEAGSRLLARAVAPEMSEFYRAAHERRGTRVVLGASVERFVGDERVRHVELSDGELVDADLVIVGIGVVPRTAIAEQIGLMCDGGILVDAYGRTSNPRVLAAGDCTVSVHPRGNGSAIRLESVQHAVDQAKCVAATLVDQLEPYESVPWFWSDQDTLKLQIAGLSTGYDQVVVRGSVQDEKFALFYYRDGVLIAADAVNSPRDFMAVRRALGEGRSIPAAVAADPDQSLRAATTSPADLTTGASA; encoded by the coding sequence ATGAGTGCCGGCGACGGTGTCCTGATCGTCGGTGGTGGGCAGGCGGCTTCGCAGCTTGCCGTCTCGCTGCGCGAGCGCGGCTACGACCAGCCGATCCGGATAGTCGGTGAGGAGCGGAACGGGCCGTACCAGCGGCCCCCGCTCTCCAAGGCGTTCCTGGCGGGGAAGGCCGACGCCGAGACCCTCGAGTTCCGGTCCGTGGACTTCTACGCCCGGGAGCACATCGAGGTCGTGACCGGTGAGCGGATCGTCGACGTCGAATTGGGTGACGACGGTGGCGCGGTCCGCTCCGCCTCCGGGTCCTCGTTCTCGTTCGACCAGCTGGTGCTCGCCGTCGGCGCGGAGCCAAGGCGACTGGAGGTTCCGGGACACGATCTCGACGGAGTCGTGTATTTGCGCGATGTCGACGACGCGGAGGACCTGAAGGCCCGGATGGGTACCTGTCGCGACGTTGTTGTGGTCGGTGGGGGTTTCATCGGACTCGAAGCGGCCGCCGTCGCCCGAACACGTGGTCATCGAGTCACGGTGCTCGAGGCAGGATCGAGGCTCCTGGCGCGTGCAGTCGCTCCGGAGATGTCGGAGTTCTATCGTGCGGCACACGAGCGTCGCGGTACGCGGGTCGTTCTCGGCGCCAGTGTCGAGCGGTTCGTCGGTGACGAGCGAGTGCGCCACGTGGAGCTTAGTGACGGCGAGCTGGTCGACGCTGACCTCGTCATCGTGGGAATCGGTGTCGTCCCGCGGACGGCCATCGCGGAGCAGATCGGGCTGATGTGCGACGGTGGGATCCTCGTCGACGCCTACGGGCGTACATCGAACCCTCGTGTGCTTGCGGCAGGTGACTGCACAGTCTCGGTGCATCCTCGCGGTAACGGGTCGGCGATCCGACTCGAGTCCGTCCAGCACGCGGTCGACCAGGCCAAGTGCGTAGCGGCCACGCTCGTCGATCAACTCGAACCGTACGAATCGGTGCCGTGGTTCTGGTCGGACCAGGACACGTTGAAGCTGCAGATCGCCGGACTGTCGACGGGGTATGACCAGGTCGTCGTCCGCGGAAGCGTCCAGGACGAGAAGTTCGCGCTCTTCTACTACCGCGACGGCGTCCTGATCGCCGCCGATGCAGTCAACTCGCCGCGAGACTTCATGGCCGTTCGTCGCGCGCTGGGGGAGGGCCGATCGATTCCCGCCGCTGTCGCGGCGGATCCCGATCAGTCCCTTCGTGCGGCGACGACGTCGCCGGCCGATCTCACGACAGGAGCAAGTGCGTGA
- a CDS encoding cupin domain-containing protein → MNDLSNIYPSISWDPDSQMWEDGDFPLTLIDRDPEIQIHVLGDPPPGDPTVGFARGKPSVFEVSLSTHETVFILEGTGRVEVDGRLVELAPGVATTFKPGCVARWTIDTPIRELFVMSAPVTLAEEV, encoded by the coding sequence GTGAACGACCTGAGCAACATCTACCCCAGCATCTCGTGGGATCCCGACTCGCAGATGTGGGAGGACGGCGACTTCCCGCTCACCCTGATCGACCGTGACCCCGAGATCCAGATCCACGTGCTCGGCGATCCGCCGCCGGGTGACCCGACCGTCGGGTTCGCCCGAGGTAAGCCCTCGGTCTTCGAGGTCTCCCTCTCGACGCACGAGACGGTCTTCATCCTGGAAGGAACCGGCCGCGTGGAGGTCGACGGCCGCCTGGTCGAGCTCGCTCCCGGCGTCGCGACCACCTTCAAGCCCGGATGTGTCGCGCGTTGGACCATCGATACGCCGATCCGCGAGCTGTTCGTGATGTCCGCGCCCGTGACGCTCGCTGAGGAGGTCTGA
- a CDS encoding TetR/AcrR family transcriptional regulator, protein MPHVPASERRVQLVEAATRLISRDGVGAATTRRIAEEAAAPAASVYYTFGTKEQLFIQVLSSSVGTTGEVLNDVDVPDGAGLVSAVSTLLKGFTRLDPDSIMAQFDLLLWSLRQDVVQDAAADTYRDLWNGMTASYQRAAAPDEKSADFHLLARLTTTTCDGILFGMLCNRGSYLDDVHLDTIAMSMVRMALQATV, encoded by the coding sequence ATGCCCCATGTCCCGGCGTCCGAACGTCGCGTCCAGCTCGTCGAAGCGGCTACTCGCCTGATCAGCCGCGACGGTGTCGGAGCGGCGACGACGCGCAGGATCGCGGAGGAGGCTGCGGCCCCCGCGGCCAGCGTCTACTACACGTTCGGCACCAAAGAGCAGCTCTTCATCCAGGTCCTCAGTTCGTCTGTCGGCACGACCGGTGAGGTGCTGAACGATGTCGACGTCCCGGACGGTGCGGGACTCGTGTCGGCGGTGTCCACCTTGCTGAAGGGTTTCACGAGGCTCGACCCGGATTCGATCATGGCGCAGTTCGACCTGCTCTTGTGGAGTCTGCGTCAGGACGTGGTGCAAGATGCAGCCGCCGACACGTATCGCGACCTGTGGAACGGCATGACGGCGTCGTACCAGCGTGCGGCCGCTCCCGATGAGAAGTCAGCAGACTTCCACTTGCTGGCGCGCCTCACCACCACGACCTGCGACGGGATCCTGTTCGGAATGCTGTGCAATCGGGGTTCTTATCTCGACGACGTGCACCTCGACACCATCGCGATGTCGATGGTGAGGATGGCACTCCAAGCCACGGTCTGA
- a CDS encoding FAD-dependent oxidoreductase produces MLPIGLENMERIFPGIRQDFLEAGCFEYDEMAMVVTMSPYGWRRRVASEEGVGFRRPVLELAIRRRLQGIDNVEFIHASVRGLQADPAKTRVTGVELRDGRMIEADFVVNATGRRTKAIDWLADLGFGAPKESHLSAFMGYSTQFVKLPEDAFLGDVLGVVAPPWPGHHRGVAILPADNGLHAFTAMGMAKDYPSRDKAEIVEFLESGMWPPAADILRRSEAVTEFTPYHQDGTLMRHWHSADLPERFVTVGDAVASMNPIYGQGMSLSAVAASTLQDALVAADDLDGVGARVQKELGPVIEAAFLLTAGADAGFEGPNGVTTTFREPSWTSSERWPSRFS; encoded by the coding sequence GTGTTGCCGATCGGCCTGGAGAACATGGAGCGGATCTTCCCCGGTATCCGACAGGACTTCCTCGAGGCCGGCTGCTTCGAGTACGACGAGATGGCCATGGTCGTCACGATGAGCCCCTACGGATGGCGCCGCCGCGTGGCCAGTGAGGAGGGCGTCGGCTTCCGCCGGCCCGTCTTGGAACTCGCGATCCGCCGCCGGCTCCAAGGTATCGACAACGTCGAGTTCATCCACGCGTCGGTCAGGGGCCTTCAGGCCGACCCTGCCAAGACCCGCGTCACCGGCGTCGAACTGCGGGACGGGCGGATGATCGAGGCAGACTTCGTTGTCAACGCGACCGGTCGTCGCACGAAGGCCATCGACTGGTTGGCGGACCTGGGATTCGGGGCGCCGAAAGAATCGCATCTCAGCGCGTTCATGGGCTACTCGACGCAGTTCGTCAAGCTGCCGGAAGACGCGTTTCTCGGCGACGTCCTCGGAGTCGTCGCGCCGCCGTGGCCGGGACACCACCGCGGCGTCGCGATCCTGCCGGCCGACAACGGACTGCACGCCTTCACGGCCATGGGAATGGCGAAAGACTACCCCTCACGGGATAAAGCGGAGATCGTCGAGTTCCTCGAGTCCGGCATGTGGCCGCCGGCCGCTGACATCCTCCGGCGGAGCGAGGCCGTCACCGAGTTCACCCCGTACCACCAGGACGGGACACTGATGCGGCACTGGCACTCGGCCGACCTTCCGGAGCGCTTCGTGACCGTTGGTGACGCGGTCGCGTCGATGAACCCGATCTACGGACAGGGCATGAGCCTGTCCGCGGTAGCAGCCTCGACTCTGCAGGACGCGCTCGTGGCCGCGGACGACCTCGACGGTGTCGGCGCGCGCGTCCAGAAGGAGCTCGGCCCGGTCATCGAGGCCGCATTTCTTCTCACAGCCGGTGCGGACGCCGGTTTCGAGGGGCCGAATGGAGTGACGACTACGTTCCGGGAACCGAGCTGGACGAGCAGCGAGCGATGGCCCTCGAGGTTCTCCTGA
- a CDS encoding Zn-dependent alcohol dehydrogenase, with amino-acid sequence MRTPIRAAVLNSCGRLDYETVHIDLPGPDEVRIRPLHVGLCHSDLHYIDGTHQTNLPEILGHEAAGVVESVGSAVASVKVGDRVVTSLTMFCGSCRYCVTGRMALCSNRTQLRDRPQPAVVTDAGQAVGTMGGIGAFAGLLLVHQNGVVRVADDLPLPVASLFGCAVLTGVGAVVRSARVATGDTVAVIGCGGIGLSAVQGARIAGASRIVAVDLSATKLEAARSMGATDTLESGPDVVRELNDLLGAGVDHVFEAVGRRETVELGLQMLSPGGRCTVLGMVPDDTPIRVSASDLYFLEKTLTGAFIGSSRFTVDIPQLAALYQQGRLQLDEMISHRVPFEELSTGFDRLADGSALRVVADMPLGP; translated from the coding sequence ATGCGCACTCCGATTCGCGCCGCCGTCTTGAACAGTTGCGGCCGCCTCGACTACGAGACGGTTCACATCGATCTCCCTGGCCCTGACGAGGTCAGGATCCGTCCTCTGCACGTCGGGCTCTGCCACAGCGACCTGCACTACATCGATGGAACACATCAGACCAATCTGCCGGAGATCCTGGGGCACGAAGCAGCAGGCGTGGTCGAATCGGTGGGCAGCGCCGTCGCCTCGGTGAAGGTCGGAGACCGGGTGGTCACGAGCCTCACTATGTTCTGCGGCTCCTGCAGATATTGCGTTACCGGCCGGATGGCTCTGTGTTCAAACCGGACCCAGCTCCGCGATCGCCCGCAGCCCGCAGTCGTGACCGACGCCGGGCAGGCGGTCGGGACGATGGGCGGCATCGGTGCGTTCGCCGGTCTGCTGCTGGTGCATCAAAACGGCGTAGTCCGAGTGGCCGACGACCTTCCGCTCCCAGTGGCGTCGCTGTTCGGCTGCGCCGTTCTGACCGGCGTTGGGGCGGTGGTGCGCTCGGCGCGGGTCGCGACCGGCGACACCGTCGCCGTGATCGGGTGCGGGGGCATCGGACTTTCGGCTGTCCAAGGCGCTCGCATAGCGGGCGCGTCGCGGATTGTTGCCGTCGACCTCTCGGCGACCAAGCTCGAGGCCGCTCGCTCCATGGGCGCGACCGACACCCTCGAGTCGGGACCGGACGTCGTCCGAGAGCTCAACGATCTGCTGGGCGCTGGCGTAGACCACGTCTTCGAGGCCGTGGGACGGCGTGAGACGGTTGAGCTCGGGCTGCAGATGCTGTCGCCTGGCGGACGCTGCACGGTGCTGGGGATGGTCCCGGACGACACGCCGATCCGCGTGTCAGCGTCCGATCTCTACTTCTTGGAAAAGACCCTCACGGGCGCGTTCATCGGCTCCAGCCGCTTCACCGTCGACATCCCACAACTGGCTGCGCTGTACCAGCAGGGGCGACTGCAGCTCGACGAGATGATCAGTCATCGCGTCCCGTTCGAAGAACTTTCGACGGGCTTCGACCGACTCGCGGACGGGTCCGCGCTGAGAGTGGTCGCCGACATGCCGCTCGGGCCGTGA
- a CDS encoding PucR family transcriptional regulator ligand-binding domain-containing protein, translating into MSLTVGQLVALPPLRTRFLAGESGADRRVLWAHTCELPEPWEWLGTGDLLLTDGYGLPAEAAAQVDFLRELVRANLAGMAIASGQHAPQLTDLAVAFADSQSFPILETQYAVPFVTVARTVAEGNSEDSRRRLHVILSIYDILRRSLNGGRPSPGLLARIASEIHADLYVVDRDVSSLRLASARRSAPSSNSFSVRLRIRP; encoded by the coding sequence GTGAGCCTCACGGTCGGCCAGCTCGTGGCGCTTCCGCCGCTGCGAACGCGATTCCTGGCTGGCGAGAGTGGAGCCGACAGGCGCGTGCTGTGGGCTCACACGTGTGAGCTTCCCGAGCCGTGGGAGTGGCTGGGGACTGGCGATCTTCTCCTGACGGACGGATACGGACTTCCCGCGGAAGCGGCCGCGCAGGTCGACTTTCTGAGGGAGCTTGTCCGCGCCAATCTCGCCGGGATGGCGATCGCCAGCGGCCAGCACGCACCACAGTTGACGGACTTAGCCGTCGCTTTCGCAGACTCCCAGTCCTTTCCGATCCTCGAGACCCAGTACGCCGTTCCTTTCGTGACCGTGGCGCGAACGGTCGCGGAGGGCAACTCCGAGGACTCGCGCCGACGGCTCCACGTGATCCTGTCGATCTACGACATCCTGCGTCGCAGTCTCAACGGCGGTCGGCCGTCACCCGGACTGCTCGCGCGAATTGCTAGCGAGATCCACGCTGATCTCTACGTCGTGGATCGCGACGTGTCGTCACTCCGCCTGGCCTCCGCCCGCCGGAGCGCGCCATCCTCGAACAGCTTCTCAGTTCGGTTGCGCATTCGACCGTAG
- a CDS encoding PucR family transcriptional regulator encodes MLAVVSIEVERLDGVELRRRVNGSRLFQGLVEGSIEPAAATKPMASQGLDGGPWMVVTVDGDPDQLDIDRVHAVLVRDDLPHLLARADPGLILLVSEGGEEVLETLASSVRPREQTGTALPRLGISRTVTTLARIPDALREARWALETADPGQLAARYGERAATFAPSTLAEAESVVERVLGAVLRYDQGQDGSGALMTTLSAYFEANRSVQQCADELGVHKQTVMYRLKRVEAVSNRRLQKLSDLTDLYLAYRAWRQLYPPRHSGNDA; translated from the coding sequence GTGCTGGCCGTCGTGTCGATCGAGGTCGAACGATTGGACGGCGTCGAGCTCAGACGACGCGTCAACGGCTCTCGGCTGTTCCAAGGGCTCGTCGAGGGCTCCATCGAGCCGGCGGCCGCCACGAAGCCGATGGCGTCGCAGGGTCTCGATGGCGGGCCCTGGATGGTGGTGACGGTGGACGGCGACCCCGACCAGCTCGACATCGATCGAGTGCACGCAGTCCTGGTGCGCGACGATCTGCCCCACCTCCTCGCTCGTGCGGATCCCGGTCTCATTCTGCTGGTGTCGGAGGGCGGCGAAGAGGTGCTCGAGACGCTGGCCAGCTCGGTCCGCCCGCGGGAGCAGACCGGAACGGCGTTGCCGCGGCTGGGCATCAGCCGCACCGTCACGACGCTCGCCCGGATTCCCGACGCGCTCCGCGAAGCTCGGTGGGCGCTGGAGACCGCGGATCCCGGCCAGCTCGCCGCACGGTACGGCGAAAGGGCAGCTACCTTTGCGCCCTCGACCTTGGCCGAGGCCGAGTCGGTCGTCGAGCGGGTTCTCGGGGCGGTGCTCCGATACGACCAGGGCCAAGACGGCTCCGGGGCGCTGATGACGACTCTCTCGGCTTACTTCGAGGCCAACCGCTCGGTCCAGCAGTGCGCGGACGAACTCGGTGTGCACAAGCAGACCGTGATGTATCGCCTCAAGCGGGTGGAAGCCGTGAGTAACCGACGGCTCCAAAAACTGAGTGACCTCACCGACCTCTATCTCGCGTATCGCGCTTGGCGTCAGTTGTACCCACCCCGACACAGCGGGAACGACGCGTGA
- a CDS encoding GcvT family protein — MRTRELPDRAQIVIVGGGVVGIGTAYHLARRGWTDVVVVEQNTLTSGTTWHAAGLVTQARGTDGTRRIVQRSLDVFRHLEEDTGFSTGFVETGTLNLATSRDRWEELKHQATSVRSSGVRADLLGVAETLELYPLLNPEGIVGSLYFPEDGRGSATDTTMSMARGATRRGVQIFENTSVTDVVVQHGRATQVETDRGTIQCEYVVNATGMWGRQFGAKHGIEVPLQALAHFYVVTEAIDGLPRNLPTVKSGDDYSYVKDEAGALMVGFFEPGSYPFASGGVPTEQGFIQLPEDWDHLGPFYEKMMARIPVLEDAAIKLHFCGPESFTPDGQYHLGPAPLVPNYFVAAGFNSVGFLSGPGAGSVLADWIVDGRPPLDLAEADPARVHRHEINRRFLEKRVVESLDLSYEIHWPFQQRESARGLRRSPLYAETKAAGAVFGELVGWERPNWYAPEGVARTYDYSFGRQNWFEHSAREHRAVREGVGMFDTSSFGKLLVQGRDALVLMQQLSANNVDVPVGQIVYTQWLNEHGGIEADVTITRTEENAFLVLSGPWTVERDHARIRRHIRDLNATVTDITGSLAMLAVMGPDSRRLLQPLTDADLSAEAFPFGQSQTIDLGFGFVRATHITYVGELGWELLIPSDIAAHVHEVLVEAGSEHGLVHAGYHALNSLRTEKAYRSWGHDIGYTDTPIQAGLGFAVAWDKPGGFIGRDELLRQKEHGVDRRLVQFLLDDPEPMLYHDESIYRDGRRVGRVASAMYGHTLGGAVALGWVTAPEVGQPRGWFESGTYEIEVAGRRVSATASLRPMYDPKSERPKS; from the coding sequence ATGAGAACCCGAGAGCTGCCTGATCGGGCCCAGATCGTCATCGTCGGCGGCGGAGTCGTCGGCATCGGCACCGCGTACCACCTAGCTCGCCGCGGGTGGACCGATGTGGTCGTCGTCGAGCAGAACACCCTCACGTCAGGGACGACCTGGCACGCCGCCGGGCTCGTGACCCAGGCCCGCGGCACCGATGGCACTCGTCGCATCGTCCAGCGCAGTCTTGACGTGTTTCGCCACCTCGAGGAGGACACGGGGTTCTCGACGGGATTCGTCGAGACCGGAACCCTCAACCTCGCGACCAGTCGGGACCGGTGGGAGGAACTCAAGCACCAAGCGACTTCGGTGCGGTCGAGCGGCGTACGTGCCGACCTCCTCGGGGTCGCCGAGACCCTCGAGCTCTACCCGCTGCTGAACCCGGAAGGCATTGTCGGAAGCCTCTACTTCCCCGAAGACGGTCGTGGTTCCGCCACTGACACGACGATGTCGATGGCTCGTGGCGCCACCCGCCGAGGCGTCCAGATCTTCGAGAACACCTCAGTAACCGACGTCGTCGTCCAGCACGGACGTGCGACGCAGGTCGAAACCGACCGTGGGACGATCCAGTGCGAGTACGTCGTGAACGCGACGGGCATGTGGGGCCGCCAGTTCGGCGCGAAGCACGGCATCGAGGTCCCGCTGCAGGCGTTGGCTCACTTCTACGTCGTGACCGAGGCGATCGACGGACTTCCGCGCAACTTGCCGACGGTCAAGAGTGGCGACGATTACTCGTACGTCAAGGACGAGGCCGGAGCGCTGATGGTCGGCTTTTTCGAGCCGGGCAGCTACCCGTTCGCGTCGGGGGGTGTGCCGACGGAGCAGGGCTTCATTCAGTTGCCTGAGGACTGGGACCACCTCGGGCCATTCTACGAGAAGATGATGGCTCGCATCCCCGTGCTTGAGGACGCCGCGATCAAGTTGCACTTCTGCGGCCCCGAGAGTTTCACTCCAGACGGTCAATATCACCTTGGCCCCGCGCCGCTGGTTCCGAACTACTTCGTCGCGGCCGGCTTCAACTCGGTGGGATTCCTGTCGGGTCCCGGTGCCGGCTCGGTGCTCGCCGACTGGATCGTTGATGGTCGCCCGCCGCTTGACCTCGCTGAGGCCGACCCGGCCCGCGTGCACCGGCACGAGATCAATCGGCGCTTTCTGGAGAAGCGAGTCGTCGAGTCCCTCGACCTCTCCTATGAGATCCACTGGCCGTTCCAACAGCGCGAGAGTGCACGAGGTCTTCGCCGGAGCCCCCTCTACGCCGAGACCAAAGCGGCGGGAGCCGTATTCGGCGAGCTGGTGGGCTGGGAGCGGCCCAATTGGTACGCCCCCGAGGGCGTCGCGCGGACCTACGACTACTCGTTCGGGCGTCAGAACTGGTTCGAGCACTCCGCGCGTGAGCACCGCGCAGTCCGGGAGGGCGTCGGCATGTTCGACACCTCGTCGTTCGGCAAACTGCTCGTCCAGGGCCGCGATGCCCTTGTCCTCATGCAGCAGCTCAGTGCAAACAACGTCGACGTCCCGGTCGGCCAAATCGTCTACACGCAGTGGCTCAACGAGCACGGCGGTATCGAGGCCGACGTGACGATTACGCGGACAGAGGAGAATGCGTTCTTGGTCCTGTCGGGGCCGTGGACCGTCGAACGGGACCACGCGCGCATTAGGCGGCACATCCGAGACCTCAACGCCACTGTCACCGACATCACGGGATCGCTGGCGATGCTGGCTGTGATGGGCCCTGACTCGCGCCGACTCCTGCAGCCGCTGACCGACGCCGACCTGTCCGCGGAGGCGTTCCCGTTCGGGCAGTCGCAGACGATCGACCTCGGATTCGGATTCGTCCGGGCCACCCATATCACCTACGTCGGTGAGCTGGGGTGGGAGCTTCTGATTCCCAGCGACATCGCGGCGCACGTCCACGAAGTCCTAGTAGAGGCCGGGAGCGAGCACGGGCTCGTTCACGCCGGCTATCACGCACTCAACTCGCTGCGCACCGAGAAGGCGTACCGCAGTTGGGGGCACGACATCGGATACACCGACACGCCGATTCAAGCCGGACTCGGCTTCGCCGTCGCGTGGGACAAGCCCGGCGGATTCATCGGCCGTGACGAGCTGCTCCGCCAGAAAGAGCACGGCGTGGACCGACGCCTTGTCCAGTTCCTGCTCGACGATCCCGAACCGATGCTTTACCACGACGAGTCGATCTATCGCGACGGACGGCGCGTCGGCCGGGTCGCATCGGCGATGTACGGACACACCCTCGGCGGGGCCGTCGCGCTCGGGTGGGTCACCGCTCCCGAGGTGGGGCAGCCACGTGGGTGGTTCGAGTCCGGCACCTACGAGATCGAGGTGGCGGGACGTCGCGTCTCCGCCACTGCATCCTTACGACCCATGTACGACCCGAAGTCCGAGAGGCCGAAGAGTTGA
- the purU gene encoding formyltetrahydrofolate deformylase, with product MSTITDHEFIVNLSCADGPGIVAGVSTFLAERRFSIKESKQFGDADTHRFFMRVHVVSLDGEVDLAELQSDSALLAKDMGLDLKVRGVSQRDRLLVMVSKQSHCLNDLLHRASIGALPAEIVAVASNHEDLRSLTEWHGVPFHHVPVTADTKQAAEDEVRGLVSKYDVDTVVLARYMQILSDQLCKDLDGRAINIHHSLLPSFKGARPYFQAYDRGVKVVGATAHYVTADLDEGPIIDQDFQRVGHALDALELTALGRDIEARTLARAVTAHAQRRVMLNGHRTVVFD from the coding sequence TTGAGCACCATCACCGATCACGAGTTCATCGTCAACCTGTCGTGCGCCGACGGCCCCGGCATCGTCGCCGGTGTCTCGACGTTCCTGGCAGAGCGCCGCTTCTCCATCAAGGAGAGCAAGCAGTTCGGCGACGCCGACACCCATCGGTTCTTCATGCGTGTCCACGTCGTCTCTCTCGACGGCGAGGTTGACCTCGCCGAACTGCAGTCCGACTCGGCGCTTCTGGCGAAGGACATGGGCCTTGACCTCAAGGTAAGGGGCGTCTCGCAGAGGGATCGGCTGCTGGTGATGGTGTCGAAGCAGAGCCATTGCCTCAACGACCTGCTCCACCGCGCGAGTATCGGAGCGCTCCCCGCGGAGATCGTGGCTGTGGCCTCGAATCACGAGGACCTGCGATCGTTGACCGAGTGGCACGGCGTCCCGTTCCACCACGTGCCGGTCACCGCCGACACGAAGCAGGCGGCCGAGGACGAGGTTCGTGGTCTGGTCAGCAAGTACGATGTCGACACGGTCGTGCTGGCTCGTTACATGCAGATCCTGTCAGACCAGCTGTGCAAGGACCTAGACGGCCGTGCCATCAACATCCACCACTCCCTTCTGCCGAGCTTCAAGGGTGCGCGTCCGTACTTCCAGGCCTACGACCGTGGCGTGAAGGTGGTTGGCGCCACCGCTCACTACGTAACTGCCGATCTAGACGAAGGCCCGATCATCGACCAGGACTTCCAGAGGGTCGGGCATGCACTCGATGCACTGGAGCTCACCGCACTCGGTCGCGACATCGAGGCGAGGACCCTGGCGCGGGCAGTCACCGCTCATGCGCAACGACGTGTCATGCTGAACGGTCACCGGACGGTCGTCTTCGACTGA
- a CDS encoding helix-turn-helix domain-containing protein: MSKEALDERIDAIARALTQRVDLIVAEELRRMRTDAPEFFRSEDPDFVTAYTASCVAHFRLLVARLTSGRDVPAVPPPAAVEEARAVAQWGISLESLLQTYRTGHAVIWEHAMEVVDEVVTGPDGRREPMKLISRFLFDYTDAMMTALAEVYESERMAGFHDRNRRRRQLVRDVLEGLPIDQSKLPYLVSGVHLAAVSAGENADRTFAQLAASHGLSSLTVAGPSGSTWAWFGGNALTDPDVARRLAGGVPKSLVVGLGDVAEGVDGFRVSHVEATQAYRIARRSSMNVARYTDVALTSLALMDEPLARQFMTRQLGFLADVDDPRASELRTTLRAYFDAGHNASVAAARLNLNDRTVAYRLRTVEQKLDGPIVARRDELSVALRLFEVFEG, encoded by the coding sequence ATGAGCAAGGAAGCGCTCGACGAGCGGATCGATGCGATCGCGCGCGCCCTGACGCAACGGGTCGACCTCATCGTGGCCGAGGAGTTGCGCCGGATGCGGACGGACGCTCCGGAATTCTTCCGCTCGGAGGACCCGGATTTCGTCACCGCGTACACCGCGAGCTGCGTGGCTCACTTCCGTCTTCTCGTCGCGCGGCTCACGTCTGGCCGTGACGTTCCAGCGGTGCCGCCACCTGCGGCGGTCGAGGAGGCGCGGGCGGTCGCGCAGTGGGGCATCTCGCTGGAGTCGCTCCTCCAGACCTACCGCACGGGCCACGCCGTCATCTGGGAGCACGCCATGGAGGTCGTTGACGAGGTCGTTACAGGCCCCGACGGCCGGCGCGAGCCGATGAAGCTGATCTCGCGCTTCTTGTTCGACTACACCGACGCGATGATGACGGCGCTTGCCGAGGTCTACGAATCGGAGCGGATGGCTGGCTTCCACGACCGCAACCGGCGCCGCCGACAGCTCGTACGGGACGTGCTCGAGGGTCTGCCGATCGATCAATCCAAGCTGCCCTACCTCGTATCGGGCGTCCACCTAGCCGCGGTGTCCGCGGGAGAGAACGCCGATCGGACGTTTGCCCAGCTAGCGGCGAGTCACGGCCTTTCGTCTCTCACCGTGGCTGGACCGTCGGGCTCGACGTGGGCCTGGTTCGGCGGGAATGCGCTGACGGATCCCGATGTGGCGCGCCGTCTGGCTGGCGGGGTGCCGAAGTCGCTGGTCGTGGGGCTCGGCGATGTCGCCGAGGGAGTCGACGGATTCCGGGTGAGCCACGTCGAGGCGACACAGGCGTATCGGATTGCACGTCGAAGCTCGATGAATGTCGCGCGGTACACCGACGTGGCGCTCACCTCGCTCGCGCTGATGGACGAACCCCTCGCTCGACAGTTCATGACACGTCAGCTCGGCTTTCTCGCCGACGTTGATGACCCGCGAGCTTCGGAGCTGCGGACCACGCTTCGCGCCTACTTCGACGCCGGCCACAACGCGTCGGTGGCCGCAGCCCGGCTGAACCTCAACGACCGCACGGTCGCCTACCGGCTTCGCACGGTTGAGCAGAAGCTCGACGGACCGATCGTCGCGCGTCGCGACGAGCTCTCAGTCGCCCTGCGGTTGTTCGAAGTGTTTGAGGGCTGA